The following DNA comes from Saccopteryx leptura isolate mSacLep1 chromosome 7, mSacLep1_pri_phased_curated, whole genome shotgun sequence.
caggggaggacagcaggaagaaagcatgtcaagagctactgtgcagagtgcaagctagtcagcagcaactccgtgtttggacccaacaaggtgactggaatttggctagctttgctggtgctttagcaattgtgagaaacggaaagccattcacagatggggagtatgccaaaacattcatgcttgatgttgccaatgaacttttttttttaattttttttttagattttatttattcattttagagagaggagagagagagagaagggagggaggagcagaaagcatcaactcccatatgtgccttgaccagggaagcccggggtttcaaacccacgacctcagtgttccaggttgatgcctttacccactgtgccaccgcaggtcaggccgcCAATGAaatttttgacgactttttggataaagacaagataatcaaacaaataaaagacatgcctctgtcggcaagaactgttcacaatcgtaccatcatgatggcaaatcaaattgaggcaacacaagtgaaggacataaatgcagcaccattcttttctcttgctttggatgagtcaacagacataagccatttatcccagttcagcgtgattgcaaggtatgctgttggtgacatactacatgaggaaagtcttgctcttttgcctatgaaagagacaacaaagaggggaggatttattcaagtctttcactgaatttactaaagaaaaaaatccgatggataaacttattttggtgtgtactgatggtgctccgtgcatggtggggaaaaacagaggatttgtagcgcttcttcgtgaacatgaaaagagacccatcctatgttttcactgcatcctacatcaggaggcgctttgtgctcagatgtgtggcaagcagcttggtggggtgatgttgctggtcattcgggtggtcaactttattgttgcccgagctttaaatgatcgccagtttaaaacactgctggatgaagttgggaataattatcctggtctgcttctgcacagcaatgtgcattgattgtcaagagggaaggtgctcagccgtttcgcagcttgtttgagcaaaatccggacttttcttgaaatgaaaaacgtcgagcatcctgagttagctaacactgagtggctcctgaagttctactatctcgtggacatgactgaacatctgaaccagctcaatgtgaaaatgcaaggcagtggaaatacagtcttatcccttcaacaagcagtgtttgcatttgaaaacaagctggaactcttcatcaccaacattgaaacaggtcgtttactacactttgaaaaactgggggagtttaaagatgcacgcacagcaagtgaccctgctcaacatcttgatctccagcagctagtgggcttcacatataatctcctgcagtcattcagagcgcactttggagaatttcatgagcgcactcgtctttttaagttcatcacccatccacacgagtgtgcagtggacagcgctgacctgagttacatccctggtgtctccatcagagattttgagctacaagctgctgacctgaaggcctcagatatgtgggtgaataagttcaagtcactgaatgaagatttggaaagacttgtatgacagcaagcagagttggcgagcaaacacaagtggggagaaatgaaaaaacttcaacccacggaccagctgattgtcagaacttggaatgcacttcctgtcacataccacacactgcagcgtgtgaatattgctgtactgacaatgtttggctctacgtatgcatgtgagcagtctttctcacatctaaagaacgttaagaccaacctacgatcacgtttaatggatggaagtctcaacacctgcatgaaccttaacctcaccacgtatcaaccagactacaaagccatcagcaaaaccatgcagcaccagaagtcacattaatggtaagaagtactttattcatcattggttagcaacagcataacaatgttattaaaaagaattcagggacttactgtactttaaaagtattggtcttacataaaatgcacacatttattgtatttagtgttaaacatattgtatggctctcacggaattacattttaaaatatgtggcgttcatggctctctcagccaaaaatgttcctgacccctgagctagTGTAAtactggtggccgaggccaggcaagttcacattggatttgggcagacggtagagaaagtgcggagccagaaagcattggaccattaccatttaatagagtctcgcaaGGGCGGACGAGCAAATTGGCAGGGGCAAAgctcttctcatggcagcaggcgaacaaacagcaaaaatgacccctcacagtggtgggaagaCAATCCTCTAATCCACAATCCacactgagggcaagcacccgtcATCTTATGTAGACTaaacacacatggcactgccatgtgctcaatgcactaatcaggcaaagtacaagcgagcaagcctaacacagctgttttcccaacacctaGCCAACATCGACTCAGCCCTCAGGTTTGGGCttgtaaattgttaaattttctaaagattttatttatttttttatttattttagagaaggggggagagagggaggggaggagcaggaagcttcatctcccatatatgccttgactgggcaagctcagggtttcgaaccggcgacctcagcattccaggtcgacgctttatccactgcgccaccacaggtcagtcaggTTTGGGCTTGAATAACACTTGTCAACCCCAGAATGGGATACCCAAAATGTACTGCCATATTACCCTGtatgcttttctttgaatatatcatcCAGTGATAGGCACGTAGGAAGAGATATATTgttgaatgaaggaataaatgagtTGAATGGATTCCCTTGCATTTTTGGAAGGATTGTCTAAGCCAGTTGGGTGATTTTCCTTTTAGGTGAAAGCTGACTCCCTTCCACCAAACTTGAGACTTGGGCCTGGTCCACATACCCTGGCCATAAGGCCACAGGTCAGGGCTTGGCAGGTGATTCAAGTCAAGGTAATAGGGAACAGTCAGAGCTGAGATCAGGCCTTCTGTTTAAGGAAccaaaaaaagtattattattattatttagcaagagaaagaaaggaacaggagggacagacagacaggaagggagagatgagaagcatcaactcatagatagttgtggcacgttagttgttcattgattgttttctcatatgtgccttcactgggagctccagctgacccagtgaccccttgttcaaaccagcgaccttgggtttcatttttttttttttttcatttttcatttttccgaagctggaaaaggggaggcagtcagacagactcctgcatgcgcccgaccgggatccacccggcatgcccaccagggggcgatgctccgcccatccggggcgtcgctctgtcgggaccagagccaccctagcgcctgaggcagaggccacagagccatccccagtgcccggggccatctttgctccaatggagcctcggctgcgggaggggaagagagcgaccttgggtttcaagtcagcaacctttgggctcaagccagcaaccatggggtcatgtctataatctcgtgttcaagctggtgagctcacattcaagctgacaacctcgggttttttaacctgggttctcagcatccaaaatcaacgctctattcactgagccactgcctggtcaggcaagaaaaatggTTTTAATATCTGCTGCCCTTAGAGCTGTGAGGCTGAAAGAAGCAGACACATAGGGAAACAGCCAAAAGTTGGAAGGGGAGTGTaggaaaaacagctgtggttaggcttgctcactatTTTTCcgttagtgtgtgagcatgtggtaGAAAGCCACGTGTGTTTAGCCTATTTAAGGCTAGGGGTATTTTCCCACGGTGGGTGTTCCTGATTGCTTGCCCACCCCCTCAAGGGACGGTTTTCCTGATTACTGGCCTTCTGTGgtgagaagcagtttcccccctgcctgtttgcttgccgGCCTCTGCAAGAcgccaataaatgggaatggcccaatgcctttCAACTCCACAGTTCTTTTgtggtctgcccgaatccagtgtgaacctgcctggcttcagccaccagcattacacggAGAGGGGACAAAATGAGGAGAGTGTCTCCTCATTTCCAATTGTGTCCTGGGTTATCCCATTTGGGAGGACGCTGCTCAGCTCGCCAGGCACAAGAGACCAGAGAGGCATATAAGAAGCAAAATGTCCTGAAGCTGAGAGGTCTCAACCTGGGTCTCCCAGAGGAAAAGTAGGACATTAGTCGGGTGACTCTCATGCTTGAAGCATTCCAGAAATATTTGATGAGCACTCAGAAGATTCAATGCCcatgtttttcaaaatgtagtaCATGGATAATCTGTCAGGATTCTCTTGCGTGCTCTCTACTGAATCAGAAGTTCCAGGACCCAAAAGTCTGCATTTAAAACCAACTCTGTAGGTAATTCGCATTTACACTGAAGCCACACAGTTACAGGCACTGCACTGGGTGCTGGAGACCTGACACAGGACCAGGTAGCTATGGTTCCTGACTTCCcagtgtatttgtgtgtgtgaacaGCTGATTATAATAAGatgatatggcctgacctgtggtggcgcagtggataaagcgttgacctggaaatgctgaggtcgccggttcaaaaccctgggcttgcctggtcaaggcacatatgggagttgatgcttccagctcctctccaccttctctctctgtctctctctcctctctctccctctctgtctctctctctcccttctctctcctctctaaaatgaattaaaaaaaattaaaaaaaacatctttcttataaaaaaaaaaaaaaaaaaaaaaaaagatgatatggGTGCTAGAATTGGACCAGGAAGATCATATAGCCGGTGTGCCTAGCTTAGTCCGGGAACTCCTACAGAAATGGTGTCAAGCTAAATAAACCTAGAGGAAGGATCTGCAGTTCTGGAGAGAAATCTGTACTTCAGAGAAATGTGGGAGTAGTCAGCTCGCGGAGAGGAAGCACAACTGTGACATTGAACGAAAAGGCTAGGTGCAGAGTGAGAAGCTGGCGAAGAACTGACTTGTGGAAGACGTCAAACCACCCCAGACCTCTTTCCGCAACATATCCCCGTCCTCGCCTTCTCAGGCCCTTTCGCCCCGGGTGGAGGAAGCCACGCGCAGAACCTACCCCATTCGCTGCCTGGCGGTGCTAGGGACGGTCCCCCAGCCGCCCTGCGCCCCTGGCGGCGCTAGGGACGCTCCTCCAGCCGCCCTGCGCCCCTGGCGGCGCTAGGGACGGCCCCCCAGCCGCCCTGCGCCCCTGGCGGCGCTAGGGACGCTCCTCCAGCCGCCCTGCGCCCCTGGCGGCGCTAGGGACGGCCCCCCAGCCGCCCTGCGCCCCTGGCGGCGCTAGGGACGGCCCCCCAGCCGCCCTGCGCCCCTGGCGGCGCTAGGGACGCTCCTCCAGCCGCCCTGCGGCAGTGCGAGACGTGCCCGCCCTGCGCGATGACGTCAGAGCGTCTGTGCGCGCTGGGGGCGGAGTGGGGGCCTCCGACCCGGAGGCGCAGAGCCTGGGGTAACTCAGGCTAGgcgggggagaggaagggggagggcagggagcccCCCAGAGTGCGGGGTCGCGGTCCAGACCCGGAGCGGGAGCCCTAGAGATATTTAGCGTCGTTTCTTCTCCCAGCAGGCCCCGCCCGGCCCGGCGATGGAGTTTCCAGACCTCGGGGCTCACTGCTCCGAGCCCAGCTGTCAGCGTTTGGGTGAGGGGTGGAGCGCGAGGGGGTGGGGCCGAGTGGAGAGGGGCTTGGAGCTGAAAGGGGGGCGAAGGGTGGGCTCCCGCTGGAAATACCGGAGGGGCGGGGTTCGGAGTTGGGGCGGTGTCAAAGAGGGCGTGGCTAAGGGTAGTGGACTAGGGCCGGGGCGGTTTGTTGCAAACAAGTTAGTGGAAGGCTTGACTGACCCAGAACGATGTCAAGGTGCCACTGGACCTGCAATCTGACATACTCCCTGTAGATTTTCTGCCGCTTAAGTGCGACGCCTGCTCCGGCATATTCTGCGCAGACCATGTGGCCTATGTTCAGCATCACTGTGGATCTGCTTACCAAAAGGTGAGGGGGCTGTTTGAGGGTAATAGGGGGTGGGTGAACGATGCATGCAGAATCTCCGCAACCCCTCTGCCTCCTGTTTCCTCTCCTTTAATGTCTTTCTGAGGTTTTTTCAGGATCAGAGATTTGGTGGAAGTGGGAGTGGGTCACAGACTAAGCCCTGTTCCTTAACTACAGGATATCCAAGTACCTGTATGCCCACTCTGTAATGTGCCTGTGCCTGTGGCTAGAGGGGAGCCCCCTGACCGCGCTGTGGGGGAGCACATTGACCGAGACTGTCGCTCGGATCCAGCACAGCAAAAACGTAAGGTAAGTGTTGGAGGGGTTGGCCATGACCCAGCTGGGCCCACGGATACCTGGAAACCTGAACAGCTCTCTGTTGACTGGGTTGGAAAAGGGAGTCAGCATCCCAGCAGAGACAAAGTTTCCTACTCTACCTCAGATCTTCACCAATAAGTGTGAACGCTCTGGCTGCCGGCAGCGGGAAATGATGAAACTGACCTGTGAACGCTGTGGCCAGAATTTCTGCATCAAGCATCGTCACCCACTGGACCATGATTGCTCTGGGGAGGGGCACCCAACCAGCCGGGCAGGGTAATTGCATCTGAGTCTTCTTGCCTTGGGGACCATCCCATCCTTCTGAACTGACTTAGCCTTTATCACTCAAAGCTGGGAAGCTTGAATCTTGGCTCCTTTGACTAGAGGAGTCTTAGTTTCCTATTCAAGTGCTCATTTTTCCATACTGTTTGGGGGAAGTCTCCTCCTGACTTTTGGATAAGGCCTGGGGAGAGCATGCAAGTTGACTGCTCTTGAAGATATGCCAAGAGTGTCTCTTCCCTACAGACTTGCTGCCATCTCCAGAGCACAAGGTCTGGTTTCTTCTACAAGCACTGTCCCCAGCCCAAGTCGGACCTTGCCTTCATCTACCTCTCCCAGCAGGTAGGCCTGcccatttcttctctccttttcttcccttcacaTCTCTGACCTCCGCCTCTTGAATGTCTGCCTTAGAGCCACAGCCCAGTCTCCACCATGGACTGCCCCTCCAGTGATTGCTTTACAGAATGGCTTGGTGAGTTGGGCAGAGGTTGGGGGGACAAAAGCAAACCCAACACAGTAAAATCCAAGGCAACTGGTCTTGTTTCTCCTTTTGCAGAGCGAGGATGAGGCTCTGCAGCGAGCCCTGGAATTGTCCCTGGCAGAGACCAAACCCCAAGCCCCAAGGTACCCACTCTCTGGTGATAGATGGTGGGATGTGGGCGAGGTCTCTGGGCAACCCATTGCAAGATAAGTTAGGAACTTGGGCCCCAAATTAAGCTTAACAACTATATGACCTTTGGCAAATTCTTTAACCCACTAGGGTCTTAatttcctctataaaatgggaacatacTAATACCTACCTTGTAGGATTGTACAGAGATTGAAGTAATACACAAAAGTGCTCAGCACAGAAATGTCTAACAGATCAGAtgcttatttacattttaaatattgtcatcCAACTTaagctgtccctctctcccagTTCTCAGGAGGAAGAAGACTTAGCTTTAGCACAAGCACTGTCAGCCAGTGAGGCTGAGTACCACCGGCAGCAGGTATGCGTATGGGGTCGAAATGGGATTCTGCACTGGGAGGGGGTAAGGAGTTTGAGGAGCGGGTTCTTCCAAGTGGTTGAAAGTTTTGGAGTGGTGGCTATCCTTTTGTTTTCAGTAATACTCCATGCTGAGCTTGGAAGTGAGGATTGTCCCCTCATTTCCTTGACATCATACTCTGTCTTCccatccttcccctttccttgCTCCAGGCCCAAAGCCGCAGCTTGAAGCCGTCCAACTGCAGCGTGTGCTAGGGCCTTGGGCTTGGGTAGGAGGCTCAGCTGAGAACTGTGGCCCTCACACCTCTAGGGTTCACAGGGAGAGGAGGCCCGGAGCAGCCTGGAGTGAAGACAAGAAGTGACACAGAGGCTGTTTCCAGGGAGCATCAAGAGAAACAGCTTGTGGACCTAAGGCCACAGAAGTCCCTGCTGGCCTCTCCAGCTGCATGGGAGAGGACAGCTATGAACTGTTCCCTGGTTGGGCCCTTGGGGGATGCTGACCAGGCCCCATTCAACCCCCTGCATCATGTCATCCCCTTTACACTGGGGCTGCCCCACGTGGCAAGGCAGGGAGGGGCCTGGGATTAAAGGATACTGGTAGTTAATAAGACATCCAAGTGGTGTGTTTCTCTTTTCCAACCAAAACCAGGACGGGACAGTCCTGCCAACAATGCTCACCTGACCTGAGGGAACAGGCCCACTGCAATATGCCACACCATGAAGTCAGTAATCCCAGCACAGTTCACACTTTTATTTCCCCAAAACGTGCTTCACTGAAAGGTTCCTCTCCCTCCCTATAGCTAGCACCACACCCCAAGACCAGGATGAAATATGCCAGGGAAGAAGGATACATCTTACTCCCCTCTGAGTTACTCTTTGGGAAGGAAGTGGCCATAGCTTTGGTCACTATGCCTCAGACTGGGATTTGGTATCTTCGGGGACTTCATCCTGTCCCCGCTGCAGCTGCCACATATCAGCATACACACCACCTCGGGACAATAGAGCCTCGTGCCTGGGGCAAAGAGGAAAATGTAAGTCCCAACTATCAATTTTGCCACAGGAGTCTTCACCACCAGCCCTCAGTGATGACGGGTCTGGCGAGAGACGGCTCCTCCAGAAACTCCTCCCTTGGACTTCACAATTGAATCCAGGGCCCACAACCCAGAGGCCCAGCCCTGTTCACCCTGCTGTGCCTCTTACCGTCCTCTCTCTATAATGCAGCCATCCTTGATGACGAGGATCTGGTCAGCATTGACCACAGTTGAGAGCCTGAGAATTTAGAGACCAGTTACCCAGCACAGTATCAAAAGCGGGCCCTGCTGCCCGCTGCCCAGTCCTGTACCTGTGTGCCACTACGATGGTGGTGCGGTTGGCGCAGACTTTGGCCAGGGAGGCCTGGATGGCCCTCTCGTTAGATGTATCCAGCGCTGATGTTGCCTACAGAGAGGGTCTGGGTAAAACTTCCCCTGCCACCCAAATCCCCAGTGGAAGGAGGACGCAAGCTGCTTGCTGGGGCCTTGGCAATCAACAAGAACCTTGTTTGTGTTGCGAGCTGTAAGGTGTTTTGTAAAACATGGATTTGTGATCTCTCTCCCGGATGAGAAACAGTGCCCAGCAGGAATGGCGCAGGCACAGGCGGGTCGGGAGGAAGGGGCGAAGGCTGCTCAGGGCCCTCACCTCGTCCAGCAGAATGATGTTGGGGGCCTTGAGGATGGTGCGGGCGATGGCCACGCGCTGCTTCTCCCCGCCGCTCAGCTTCAGGCCCCGCTCGCCCACCTGCGTCTCGTACCCTGTGGGTATTGCCCACCTCGCTCAAGTCACACATGATACACTTGGCTTCTGTGGCCAGATGAGGCAAGGAAGGGGCGGGACAGTTCAGAGGGAGCAACGGCTAACCTTCGGGGAAAGCCATAATGGCATCGTGGATGCCTGCAGCCTTGGCAGCAGCCTGCACCTCGTCGTTCCCAGCTGTGATGCGGCCGTAGCGAATATTGTTGGCAATGGTGTCATTAAAGAGGACGGTGTCCTGGGGCACGACTCCAATTTGAGACCGGAGAGAGACCTGTGTCACCTGGGGCCAAGAGACCATATCGCCCTGGCCTGTGAGATCCACCCAGGCCTGGGAGGTAGGATGGACTGGTGGAAAGCACAGGGCCCGCAAGGCCCTGGGTGCAACTCCTGCTGCTACCACCCCAAATCCGAGCTGGGTGGGCAAATCACTCAACCTCGGTTTCCCCATCAACAAAGAGAAAGTTCATTCTCTCCTGCTTCCCTAGACTGCTGCAGATCTTTGTACCCTGAATAGCACCATACAAACCATTCTTGTGACTCTTTCGCTTCTGTAGGTCAGATGGTGCTAGAAAGGCTGAGGTTTGCCCCAGCTTTTTGCCAAGGTgacatctccttctctccctggaTGCTCAGTACTTATTCTTTTACACACAGGACCCTAAATGACAGTTTTCTCCCCAACCACCTCACCTGTGAAATGTCCTGATTATCTATTCGGATGCAGCCAGAGCTGATGTCATAGAAGCGAAAGAGCAGACGCAAAACCGTGCTCTTCCCTGCTCCAGATGGGCCCACCTGTCGGAAAGAAGGAAACCATTCTAGGCCCAACGGTTTTCAAGGCTTTTTCAAGGTGGTGCAAGAGACCACCAACGAACGCTTCCACATTCACTACTGTGACCTCTCGTGACAGGGCTCTCTGACTCCCAGCCTGAGTCACAAGCCACTATGAACACTGCAATAGGGAACATCGAGGAGGCTGGGCCAAGTGGCTGGGTCTCCTCATACCAGGGCCAGGGTCTGTCCAGGCATCACAGTGAAGGACACATCCTGCAGGGTCTCCCGCCTGCAAGGAAGAAGGGGCATATCAGCAGGCCTGCACTCCCAAGCGCCCCCTTCTGTCACCAGAGCCACTATTATGCCCTGATCTTCCCTTGCTTGGGCTCTCTTTCCAAGAAGCTGGGGTGACTGAGAAGCAGGAATGAAGGGCAGGAATGCAGTGTGAAgtggacagaggaaaagagggcCATAAGACGGCAAACGGGGAGGGGCTCACCCACTGGTGTAGCTGAAGTGCACATTCTCGAACTCTATCAGGCCTCTCTGAAAGCGAAGGGGCCCTGCTCCAGGAAGGTCCTTCACCTGGGAGAGTGCCACCAACGTGTGGCGCTGTTACAGGAGCCTGGTAGTCTCCAAACACAAGAAACACCATGCAGGCTCCCACTCCCCAAAaaccccactcctctctctttaCTCACTTCTGTCTCCTCCTTCAACAGGTCAAACATGTTCTCCATGTCGATGAAGTTGGTCTGGATCATCCTGCAAGAAGAGCAGTGGTTGGAGCTCCTCTGAAGAGCTGGAGAAATAACAATGCACCTGGACAGGTGAGGGCCAGGGATCAGGTTACCTGTAGTAGGTGCCAAACCAGTTGAGAGGCATATATAGCTGAATGATGTAAGTGCCAAAGAGCACGAAGTCCCCAACCTGTGGAGATCCAGGGTAGAGGACCAAGTCACAAGATGCCTTTGGGTTGTCACCCTGCCCACTTCCTGTCATATCTCCATTTCCCACTCAGGAGCCCTGTGGCCCAGAGAGAGGCCCCTCTGCCCTGTCGCTGGCACAGTTCCCTCACCTGTAGCTTCTGTTCGCTGACAAAGTATGCGCAGAGCAGTGAGCCAGCAAGGAGCCCGATTCCAATCACCAGGTTCTGAGTCTGATTTAGTAAGACCAGTGAAGCACTTGACTTCCACTCCAAACTCTGTGGACGTAATACAGGAGAGAAGAATGTCACATATGCTCTCACCATCACCAGATCCGAACCTGGACCCAGGCACCTTCAAAGTTACAGCCCAAAGTTTACTCCCCAGCCCTAGCAGTTCCACAAGGCCAGGCCACTGCTCTCGGGAGTCCGCAAACTGGCGTCCTCACCTGGTATTTGATGATGGCCTCTCGATAGCGGTCCACTTCATAACCCTCTGCATTGTAGTACTTCACCTGATGAGTTCAGAGCACCGTTGTTTGACATGGCGGCAGCGTTCAGCACCTGGGTCATTGCTCCAGACCTCCGATCCCGCCTTCCTAACTTTAAACAGCACACCTTGCTCCCCCCAGCGCCCTGGCAGCCCCAGCGGTCCCAGGTACATTCCACCTTCCTGTACCTCACACCACTGCCACTGAGGCCTCCGTTACCGTCTCAAAGTTCAGCAAAGAGTCCACAGCTCGTGCCCGGGTAGCATTCTCCTGGGTGTTCATAGCACGTCGAAACTTTGTTCTCCACTCAGTGACCACAATGGTCAAGGCTGAAgagtggaaggaggaggggaaagaagaaaacatcaaGCTGTCATTCCCAACAGCAGAGACCACATGTGTACGTCTGCTGCCTACTCACACTAACCCTACGCTACAGTTCAGGGACCGGGAGTCTGAAGAGAGGACACCCTACGCTCCCTGGGGGAAGGCAGTGTGTCCAAGATAACCTTAGCAGCCTGTACAGAGCCTCACGTGTAAACATGCGTTTGATGAACAAATCAAGGCCAAGCTGCATCTGTTACGTAGTGAGGTTGCTCTTTGACCTGCATCTACAATGGCCACTTAATGTGACCAGCATGCCCTGGTTCCCCACCCAGGTTGAGCTAAGGTTCCCTTGGCAGaggaacatacacacacacacaccatgttgGGGAGCAGCAGGAGACTCTTCAAGTCCACTAATCTATAGCCTTCCATACCGGGTCACCCAAGTGGGGTCAGGGCTCAAGCGCAGGGCAGTCCCTGGTGAGTTCAGGGGGCTGGTTTCACCAAGCAGCACTCACTGAGGTAAAGACTCATGCACAGGAACACAATGAGGCCAAACCAGGCATTGAAGAACATGCTGAAGTAGATGATACCAATGATGATGTCAGCCAGCGTGGGCAGAATGTTGAATACCAGGTAGCTGGGAGGGGAAGTCAAGCGACAAAGACAGTTTAGGGGCTTGGATCCAGCACCTCCACCTCTAGGAGTTTCagtctagtgttttgttttcaacAGCAACAGGCTAGAATCAAGCTAAACACCCCTCAAGAGGTGGATGGCTATGTGGAACCCAGCATGCCGGAACTACAGAATGCTCTGGGCCGATCATAATGATGAAGGCAGACCCTCACGCTCAGCGGAGACTACATCTCCATAACGTTTCGTTAATAAAGGAACTCTAAGAATGAGGCCCATATTATAACACTTATTTTAGGAAGAACTGGCACAATACCACTTTAGTTTTGGGAGTCTGCACTTATAGACGTAAAAATGCAGAGTATCATAAAAAATGCAGA
Coding sequences within:
- the ZFAND2B gene encoding AN1-type zinc finger protein 2B isoform X2; this encodes MEFPDLGAHCSEPSCQRLDFLPLKCDACSGIFCADHVAYVQHHCGSAYQKDIQVPVCPLCNVPVPVARGEPPDRAVGEHIDRDCRSDPAQQKRKIFTNKCERSGCRQREMMKLTCERCGQNFCIKHRHPLDHDCSGEGHPTSRAGLAAISRAQGLVSSTSTVPSPSRTLPSSTSPSRATAQSPPWTAPPVIALQNGLSEDEALQRALELSLAETKPQAPSSQEEEDLALAQALSASEAEYHRQQGSQGEEARSSLE
- the ZFAND2B gene encoding AN1-type zinc finger protein 2B isoform X1, encoding MEFPDLGAHCSEPSCQRLDFLPLKCDACSGIFCADHVAYVQHHCGSAYQKDIQVPVCPLCNVPVPVARGEPPDRAVGEHIDRDCRSDPAQQKRKIFTNKCERSGCRQREMMKLTCERCGQNFCIKHRHPLDHDCSGEGHPTSRAGLAAISRAQGLVSSTSTVPSPSRTLPSSTSPSRATAQSPPWTAPPVIALQNGLSEDEALQRALELSLAETKPQAPSSQEEEDLALAQALSASEAEYHRQQAQSRSLKPSNCSVC
- the ABCB6 gene encoding ATP-binding cassette sub-family B member 6, with product MVTVGNYCEAEGPAGPAWAKGGLSPCFFFTLVPSMLMSLGALALVLAIPRKRRERPGIADALSWGAGRRVAPYMLQLLLATLQVALPLAGLAGRVGTAHGAPLPGYLLLASVLGTLASACGLGLLIVERSQARQKLAMGVWIKFSHSPGLLIFWTVAFAAENLALVSWNSPQWWWARADLGQQVQFSLWVLRYVVSGGLFALGLWAPGLRPQSYAFRVNEEDQDVERSQIQSTEGPPRSTWRDLGRKLRLLSGYLWPQGSPALQLVVLICLGLVGLDRGLNVLVPIFYRDIVNLLTEKAPWHSLAWTVTIYVFLKFLQGGGTGSTGFVSNLRTFLWIKVQQFTSRQVELRLFCHLHELSLRWHLGRRTGEVLRIVDRGTSSVTGLLSYLVFNILPTLADIIIGIIYFSMFFNAWFGLIVFLCMSLYLTLTIVVTEWRTKFRRAMNTQENATRARAVDSLLNFETVKYYNAEGYEVDRYREAIIKYQSLEWKSSASLVLLNQTQNLVIGIGLLAGSLLCAYFVSEQKLQVGDFVLFGTYIIQLYMPLNWFGTYYRMIQTNFIDMENMFDLLKEETEVKDLPGAGPLRFQRGLIEFENVHFSYTSGRETLQDVSFTVMPGQTLALVGPSGAGKSTVLRLLFRFYDISSGCIRIDNQDISQVTQVSLRSQIGVVPQDTVLFNDTIANNIRYGRITAGNDEVQAAAKAAGIHDAIMAFPEGYETQVGERGLKLSGGEKQRVAIARTILKAPNIILLDEATSALDTSNERAIQASLAKVCANRTTIVVAHRLSTVVNADQILVIKDGCIIERGRHEALLSRGGVYADMWQLQRGQDEVPEDTKSQSEA